The Podospora pseudocomata strain CBS 415.72m chromosome 1 map unlocalized CBS415.72m_1, whole genome shotgun sequence genome has a segment encoding these proteins:
- a CDS encoding uncharacterized protein (COG:O; CAZy:CE2; EggNog:ENOG503NZ4Y) — MLSLSKLAVLGLGLISQASAVILQNGQVRETNFPNTRLDSFSPSSYRTYPANASEISYKGRWDSKYVSWWSAPGIKFGYTGQTVAITFGNLTTDRVLVGYRIGGLDWIFTNITAGATHLLVSPETPGSSLTGPINPWTFELRVSNWAYGIQIDSVHVAKGEKLIKIPDHGRRIEVIGDSLSAGMYTTYEGLTSWAYGLGAGLGNTEYSVTGYPGICAADQDCWGNPRGQVHQWFYTSDTSWRASQIWGDNPEPWDFSKQPAADIVVINIGTNDHNQHNNVSTEAYIDALGKIIQGVHGKWPKAQVIVMSLWLGFYQQGNTYLPNAPEGWVKEIQDLVKYFNSDKYLSQPVIYDGVTKKSTKLRVKRKESPFVHWFNTKGILQHNDIGPQWHPTDVGAIKVASHLQQFIRIKFGWELEATGPEVWHETLYWNDESGY, encoded by the exons ATGTTGTCCTTGTCAAAACTGGCCGTCCTGGGCCTGGGACTCATCTCACAAGCTTCCGCCGTGATCCTACAAAACGGCCAAGTCAGAGAGACCAACTTCCCCAACACCCGCCTGGACAgcttttctccctcttcctacAGGACATATCCCGCAAACGCGAGTGAGATCTCCTATAAGGGACGCTGGGACTCCAAATATGTCTCCTGGTGGTC AGCCCCCGGCATCAAATTCGGCTACACCGGCCAGACCGTCGCCATCACCTTCGGCAACTTGACCACCGACCGCGTCCTCGTCGGCTACCGAATCGGCGGCCTCGACTGgatcttcaccaacatcaccgcGGGCGCCACCCACCTCCTTGTCTCCCCAGAGACCCCcggctcctccctcaccggccccatcaacccctggACCTTTGAACTCCGAGTCTCCAACTGGGCGTACGGCATCCAAATCGACTCCGTCCACGTCGCCAAAGGAGAGAAACTGATCAAAATCCCCGACCATGGCCGCCGCATCGAAGTCATCGGCGACAGCCTCTCCGCGGGCATGTACACCACCTACGAGGGCCTCACCAGCTGGGCCTACGGTCTTGGGGCTGGTTTAGGAAACACCGAGTACTCCGTCACCGGGTACCCGGGCATTTGCGCCGCAGATCAAGACTGCTGGGGCAACCCCCGAGGGCAAGTCCATCAGTGGTTTTACACCTCCGACACCAGCTGGAGAGCCTCCCAAATCTGGGGAGACAACCCTGAGCCATGGGACTTTTCCAAGCAACCCGCCGCTGACATCGTCGTGATAAACATCGGCACCAACGACCACAACCAACACAACAACGTCTCTACCGAGGCGTACATCGACGCGCTGGGTAAGATCATCCAGGGTGTCCACGGCAAGTGGCCCAAAGCACAAGTCATCGTCATGTCCCTTTGGCTAGGGTTCTACCAGCAGGGGAATACCTACCTCCCCAACGCGCCGGAGGGCTGGGTGAAAGAAATCCAGGACTTGGTGAAGTACTTCAACTCGGACAAGTACCTCAGCCAGCCGGTGATCTATGACGgggtgacgaagaagagcaccaagttgagggtgaagaggaaggagagcccgTTTGTGCACTGGTTCAATACCAAGGGGATCTTGCAGCATAATGATATTGGGCCGCAGTGGCATCCGACTGATGTGGGGGCTATCAAGGTTGCTAGTCACTTGCAGCAGTTTATCAGGATCAAGTTTGGGTGGGAGTTGGAGGCTACGGGGCCGGAGGTGTGGCATGAGACGCTTTATTGGAATGATGAGAGTGGTTATTAG
- a CDS encoding uncharacterized protein (EggNog:ENOG503P6RV; COG:S), producing the protein MAGTMVTTQYAAPQQSIHYGYIPPPSPPMDDSSRCSLPSISNLLGLADQGSPTAETHAQAQQQQQQQQQQQQQCMDFGSTTAWNPVLTRSPAQSSSSKSDARPNSSHYGNPALRGLPPSPPMSSGESFEGYNSPPTRSASQVSNGSNYYYETTPPLGPMESGVPPMAAAAPRMSVQPSAYQPHFAAPSYIAQPTIPAYYPAAAPPPPMSGLYFQRPLPQTQAFPPPLSMTLAPAGANPWQHHHYIAPSSAASFPQSQDRYICPTCNKAFSRPSSLRIHSHSHTGEKPFKCPVAGCGKAFSVRSNMKRHERGCHNFDSSSSSNGSTASRS; encoded by the exons ATGGCAGGCACAATGGTCACCACCCAGTACGCTGCACCTCAGCAAAGCATTCACTATGGATACAttcctccaccatcaccaccaatgGACGACAGCTCGAGATGCTCGTTGccttccatctccaaccttTTGGGACTTGCCGACCAAGGGTCTCCCACCGCTGAGACACACGCTCaggctcaacagcagcagcaacagcaacagcaacagcaacaacaatgtATGGACTTTGGCAGCACGACTGCATGGAACCCGGTGCTAACAAGATCCCCAGCCCAatcgtcttcttccaagTCCGACGCCAGGCCCAACTCCTCGCACTATGGCAACCCAGCTTTGAGGGGACTCCCACCAAGTCCTCCCATGTCCTCGGGAGAATCCTTCGAGGGATACAACTCGCCGCCCACGAGGTCAGCCAGCCAGGTCTCGAACGGTTCCAACTACTACTATGAGACCACTCCTCCACTGGGGCCCATGGAATCTGGCGTTCCCCCGATGGCCGCTGCCGCCCCGAGAATGTCGGTTCAACCTTCAGCATACCAACCACACTTTGCTGCACCATCCTACATTGCCCAACCCACCATTCCTGCCTACTatcccgccgccgcccctcctcctcccatgtCGGGCCTTTACTTCCAGCGGCCTCTTCCCCAG ACGCAGGCTTTCCCTCCACCATTGTCCATGACTCTTGCGCCTGCTGGTGCGAACCCAtggcaacatcaccactACATTGCCCCgtcctcggccgcctcgtTCCCCCAGAGCCAAGACAGGTACATCTGCCCAACCTGCAATAAAGCCTTTTCGCGTCCCAGCTCTCTCCGCATCCACAGCCACTCCCACACTGGCGAGAAGCCATTCAAGTGCCCGGTCGCCGGCTGTGGCAAGGCCTTCAGTGTGCGAAGCAACATGAAACGCCACGAGCGCGGTTGCCACAACtttgacagcagcagcagcagcaatggcagcaccgccagccgGTCTTGA
- the KIN3 gene encoding G2-specific serine/threonine protein kinase (COG:D; BUSCO:EOG092626EQ; EggNog:ENOG503NU17), translated as MKFLKRLVRPSLSLLLCHGSFGIIRRVRRKQDGMILCRKEISYLKMSQKEREQLHAEFQILSTLRHPNIVGYYHREHLKATQDLHLYMEYCGNGDLGRVIKELQQKNQYAEESFVWSIFSQLVSALYRCHYGVDPPEVGKTVLGLGTTARPKAPSGGTIILHRDLKPENVFLGEDNSVKLGDFGLSKVMASHDFASTYVGTPFYMSPEICAAEKYTLKSDIWSLGCIIYELCTREPPFNAKTHFQLVQKIKEGKIAPLPACYSSELFAVIKDCLRVNPDRRPDTAALLNLPVVRLMRKEKEVVEFSKTLKAKEDSLNRRIREVDQKLALLDHDKVAIRQEIDASLRREWEVKARLEIDRLVGLEIERLKKEFEREVEARAEVKVEARLEVELQRRKQLEEKEQHRPAELSSSKDSYQHSSISSISPTEDEFPSTTDITEPESPADTSMTQPSFKTARTPFGRAQTMFVMAPSVGTPMDVDASPVAIAHLSLSPRRKIETKAPHNPSNIFAAAAANTQASGDRPPSPVNYGSDSDDEDMPSPTRNIKASSKNPFTSKGRPQLHAQKSMPVHRLQSKQTTTLQSKTVGAVASNPDFGTGGLTLRQAGSNGALGQQQQQQGNSPGLRRLSKIPSAAGLNKNLSDAKKEGELHTTVSMTGLNKISGGMRSNIQGRTLVELQQARAGGRPLSGIMTGEGFSSGLNANTGGMGGGGSPVRAFREHAAAANRGLGAEPAAVWNPETDEMPSPFLVRRKPIVKA; from the exons ATGAAGTTCTTGAAAAGATTGGTACGTCCTTCCCTGTCGCTTTTGCTCT GCCACGGCTCGTTTGGCATCATCCGACGAGTACGCCGCAAGCAGGACGGCATGATCCTCTGCCGGAAAGAGATCAGCTACCTCAAAATGTCCCAAAAGGAGCGCGAACAGTTACACGCCGAGTTCCAGATCCTCTCGACGCTGCGCCATCCCAACATTGTCGGCTACTACCACCGCGAACACCTCAAGGCGACCCAAGATTTGCACCTGTACATGGAATACTGCGGGAATGGAGATCTCGGTCGGGTCATCAAGGAGTTACAACAAAAGAACCAGTATGCTGAGGAGTCGTTTGTGTGGAGCATCTTTTCGCAGCTCGTTTCGGCCCTCTACCGCTGCCACTACGGCGTCGACCCACCAGAAGTTGGTAAGACcgtgttgggtttgggaaCGACAGCGAGGCCTAAGGCGCCGTCGGGTGGCACCATCATTCTTCATCGTGATTTGAAGCCAGAGAATG TCTTCCTCGGCGAGGACAACTCAGTCAAGCTCGGCGACTTTGGCCTTTCCAAAGTGATGGCCTCCCACGACTTCGCCTCTACCTACGTCGGAACCCCCTTTTACATGTCCCCCGAAATCTGCGCCGCCGAGAAATACACACTGAAATCCGACATTTGGTCACTGGGATGCATCATCTACGAACTCTGCACTAGGGAACCACCGTTCAACGCCAAGACGCACTTTCAGCTCGTtcagaagatcaaggaggggaagattgCGCCACTTCCGGCCTGTTATTCGTCGGAGCTTTTCGCGGTGATCAAGGACTGCCTCCGGGTGAATCCGGATAGGAGACCGGACACGGCGGCATTGTTGAACCTCCCGGTGGTTAGGTTGAtgagaaaggaaaaggaggtggTCGAGTTCAGCAAGAcgctcaaggccaaggaggactCGCTCAACAGGCGGATTCGGGAGGTGGACCAGAAGTTGGCCTTGTTGGATCATGACAAGGTGGCAATCAGGCAGGAGATCGACGCTTCCCTGAGGAGGGAATGGGAAGTcaaggcgaggttggagatTGACCGGCTGGTAGGGTTGGAGATTGAGAGGCTCAagaaggagtttgagagggAAGTCGAGGCCAGGGCGGAAGTCAAGGTTGAGGCCCGCCTCGAAGTCGAACTCCAACGACGAAAGCAGCTCGAGGAAAAGGAACAGCACCGCCCTGCAGagctctcttcttccaagGACTCATATCAGCACTCGTCGATTTCTTCTATCAGCCCGACAGAGGACGAGTTCCCTTCGACGACCGATATCACCGAGCCTGAATCGCCGGCCGATACCTCCATGACGCAACCGTCCTTCAAGACGGCGCGCACTCCCTTTGGGAGAGCCCAGACCATGTTTGTGATGGCGCCGTCGGTTGGCACACCAATGGATGTTGATGCCAGTCCTGTCGCTATTGCCCACTTGTCTCTTTCTCCCCGAAGGAAAATCGAGACCAAGGCTCCACACAACCCATCGAATATCTtcgctgctgcggcggctaACACGCAAGCTTCGGGCGACAGGCCTCCGTCACCGGTAAACTATGGGAGTGActcggatgatgaggatatgcCCAGCCCGACGAGGAATATCAAGGCCTCGAGCAAGAACCCCTTTACCAGCAAGGGGAGGCCGCAGTTGCATGCACAAAAGAGTATGCCTGTGCATAGGCTGCAAAGCAAGCAGACGACTACCTTGCAAAGCAAGACTGTTGGGGCGGTGGCGAGCAACCCTGACTTTGGAACTGGGGGGTTGACGCTCAGGCAGGCGGGGAGCAATGGTGCTCTTggacaacagcagcagcaacaaggaaACAGCCccgggttgaggaggttgagcaagATTCCTAGTGCGGCGGGGTTGAACAAGAATCTCTCTGACgccaagaaggaaggggagctGCATACAACGGTCAGTATGACGGGTCTTAACAAGATTTCTGGCGGGATGAGGTCAAATATCCAGGGTAGGACACTGGTTGAGCTTCAGCAGGCTAGGGCTGGGGGTAGGCCGTTGAGCGGGATCATGACTGGGGAGGGGTTCAGCAGCGGGTTGAATGCGAACACGGggggaatgggagggggagggagtccGGTGAGGGCGTTTAGGgagcatgctgctgctgctaatAGGGGGTTAGGCGCTGAGCCGGCGGCTGTGTGGAATCCGGAGACGGACGAGATGCCGAGTCCGTttttggtgaggaggaagccgaTTGTCAAGGCTTAG
- a CDS encoding uncharacterized protein (EggNog:ENOG503NUPP; COG:S) produces MVLRKFELEAKLKDDNQLIQTGVLRNEHPFDTSPEFHDFLMACRRGDLKRCQELISEGVNINGKDAYDYTPLIIASLCGHYELVQLLLESGALADPDSFERERAVYNALNNKIRNLLLSYDYTKTADPLQYWSTHITSLLSREIPPTSDITLSAPNEDFHLHKFILSARSPYFKRKFAEAPDTTTWKLSHNVPVEAFRIVLRYLYLGDLPRDFVTPRSTVTEEEVFKGIDKLCKQLEIDKLWEAVLSNDRRLARQRQQDEVARAQDQISAFFRDTVLKHKIEVDTRKAGQVKWPQHNAIFANVFLQADEELPEDDTPEEEEEEDDDEPHPQTPNGGGIPIGPAGSSKPPTKTPKKPRRSTLYPVHKPFLIRSPYFATMFASPFLESQPSSHLHIIHIDCTPPVLEVILSYLYTEVSTCPLEHALELLYASDMLLLDALKSKAAVTISTLGSGNTNALVDRTHHHDDGSTTKEKIEQEPINVYDVIHAAWDLSVQRLEEFCARYLASRLEDYIDEKEFHDLIAESASRLKARQETDTIELLDDIRYYLGERFRLRFEGEGLEEMLDDEQFAEEEYQGLDLEGPDVGLEELAMTMGREEDAAYVGNGDEAVVEGVDRGDEGERGGVVTLGGEVVEDEFASDAVNYHILVEKIDRMLESLKLDA; encoded by the exons ATGGTGCTCCGAAAGTTCGAGCTTGAGGCTAAGCTCAAAGACGACAACCAGCTTATTCAGACTGGAGTCTTGCGAAATGAGCACCCCTTCGACACATCGCCAGAATTCCACGATTTTTTGATGGCATGTCGCCGCGGTGATTTGAAGCGGTGTCAGGAACTGATCTCTGAGGGCGTTAACATCAACGGCAAAGACGCTTACGATTATACCCCGCTCATCATT GCCAGTCTCTGTGGTCATTATGAACTGGTtcagctgttgttggaaagCG GGGCCCTGGCCGACCCAGACTCgtttgagagagaaagagcTGTATACAACGCCTTGAACAACAAGATTCGAAATTTGCTGCTTTCATATGATTACACCAAGACAGCGGATCCGTTGCAGTACTGGTCGACCCATATCACATCTCTGCTGTCTCGTGAGATTCCACCAACATCAGACATTACCCTGTCAGCACCAAACGAGGACTTTCACCTGCACAAGTTCATCCTATCAGCGAGGTCACCATATTTCAAGAGAAAGTTTGCGGAAGCGCCCGACACTACCACCTGGAAACTGTCTCACAACGTTCCTGTTGAGGCCTTCCGGATAGTCCTTCGCTATCTTTACTTGGGTGACCTCCCCCGAGATTTCGTCACCCCACGAAGCACCGTCACCGAGGAAGAGGTCTTCAAAGGCATCGACAAGCTCTGCAAGCAACTGGAAATTGACAAGCTCTGGGAAGCCGTTCTCTCCAATGACCGCCGACTAGCCCGCCAACGCCAGCAAGACGAAGTCGCCCGCGCACAAGATCAgatctcggccttcttccgGGACACAGTTCTAAAACACAAAATCGAAGTAGACACTCGCAAAGCCGGCCAGGTAAAATGGCCCCAGCACAACGCCATCTTTGCCAATGTATTCCTTCAAGCCGATGAGGAGCTCCCAGAGGATGACactccagaagaagaagaagaagaagatgatgatgaacctcacccccaaactccgAACGGAGGCGGCATCCCCATCGGCCCAGCCGGCTCTtccaaaccacccaccaaAACTCCAAAGAAACCCCGGCGCTCAACCCTCTACCCAGTCCACAAACCCTTCCTGATCCGCTCCCCCTACTTCGCAACAATGTTCGCCTCCCCCTTTCTGGAGtctcaaccctcctcccacctccacatCATCCACATCGACTGCACCCCCCCAGTCCTAGAAGTAATCCTCTCCTACCTCTACACCGAAGTCTCCACCTGCCCCCTCGAGCACGCCCTCGAGCTCCTTTACGCCTCCGACATGCTTCTGCTCGACGCACTCAAGTCAAAGGCCGCGGTCACGATTTCAACCCTTGGATCAGGCAACACCAACGCTTTGGTCGACCGCACGCACCACCACGATGATGGATCGACAACAAAGGAAAAGATAGAGCAGGAACCGATCAACGTTTATGATGTCATCCATGCGGCGTGGGACTTGTCAGTTCAGCGGCTGGAGGAGTTTTGCGCGAGGTATCTGGCGAGCAGGCTTGAGGATTACATTGACGAGAAGGAGTTTCACGACTTGATCGCGGAGAGTGCGAGTAGGCTGAAGGCGAGGCAGGAGACGGACACGATCGAGTTGTTGGATGATATCAGGTATTATCTGGGGGAGAGGTTCAGGTTGaggtttgagggggaggggttggaggagatgttggatgatgagcagtttgcggaggaggagtatcAGGGGTTGGACCTGGAGGGACCggatgttgggttggaggagttggcgatgacgatggggagagaggaggatgcggCTTATGTGGGGAATGGGGATGAGgccgttgttgagggggttgataggggggatgaaggggaaagggggggagtggttaccttggggggggaggtggtggaggatgagtttgCGAGTGATGCGGTGAATTATCATATTTTGGTGGAGAAGATTGATCGGATGTTGGAGAGTTTGAAGTTGGATGCCTGA
- a CDS encoding uncharacterized protein (EggNog:ENOG503P954) yields MATMIDNDAIPSYSRTTLDALSPDDFETASIRSAAPSYTSDAPSYHTLNPHPDPTPPYSPPPPSSSSTSPSSLPPLLPPSTSPTPTRGLPPVPTGPIPSPSLSLSSFRIPSWSPSNPQARHYHNVALRRAASSSTSSPNNASQETLRRVMLERIEEEESRRRIRPLEDPYLVGEAAATRARQERLARENGNDILIRENRRWDWFLRQMKEREEREERIRRLGGGGASGEGSGGRTGFGIVGRGGRLAFRVGGRS; encoded by the exons ATGGCAACCATGATCGACAACGACGCCATCCCCTCCTACAGCCGAACAACTCTCGATGCCCTCTCCCCCGATGACTTCGAAACAGCCTCCATTCGCTCCGCCGCTCCCTCGTACA CTAGCGACGCTCCCAGTTATCACACCTTAAACCCCCACCCAgacccaacacccccctattccccccctccaccatcctcctcctccacgtccccttcttccctcccccccttactccccccatcaacctcccccactCCCACCCGGGGCCTCCCCCCGGTGCCCACCGGcccaatcccctccccctccctatCCCTATCCTCCTTCCGCATCCCCTCCTGgtccccatccaacccccaagcGCGTCACTACCACAACGTCGCCCTCCGCCGCGCcgcctcgtcgtcgacctcgTCGCCGAACAACGCCTCCCAGGAGACACTGAGAAGAGTCATGCTGGAGCGcatagaggaggaggagtcccGCCGGAGAATCAGACCGTTGGAAGACCCGTATCTGGTCGGGGAGGCAGCCGCCACGAGGGCGAGgcaggagaggttggcgagggagaatgGGAATGATATCCTGATTAGGGAGAACAGGAGGTGGGATTGGTTTCTGAGGCAGATGAAGGAGCGGGAGGAGCGAGAGGAGAGGATAAggcggttggggggagggggggcaagTGGAGAGGGGAGCGGTGGGAGGACTGGGTTTGGCattgttgggaggggggggaggttggccTTTagagttggggggaggtcGTGA
- the VMA11 gene encoding v-type proton ATPase 16 kDa proteolipid subunit 2 (COG:C; EggNog:ENOG503P3B0), with the protein MADSELSPKFAPFFGMAGIAAAMIFGSMGAAYGTAKAGIGIAGVGTFRPDLIMKCLIPVVMSGIIAVYALVISVLIAQDLAPPDAGGANYSLFNGFMHLACGLSVGLTGLAAGYCIGVVGDKGVRSYMQQSRVFVGMVLILIFGEVLGLYGLIVGLILNTKSKG; encoded by the exons ATGGCTGACTCGGAGCTCTCCCCCAAGTTCGCGCCCTTCTTCGGAATG GCCGGCATCGCTGCAGCCATGATCTTTGGCA GCATGGGTGCAGCATATGGTACCGCAAAGGCCGGCATTGGTATCGCGGGTGTGGGCACCTTCAGGCCAGACCTGATCATGAAGTGTCTGATCCCCGTCGTCATGTCGGGTATCATCGCCGTCTACGCCCTCGTCATCTCAGTCCTGATCGCCCAGGACCTTGCGCCACCTGATGCCGGGGGTGCCAACTACAGCCTGTTCAACGGCTTCATGCATCTTGCCTGTGGGCTGTCAGTGGGACTCACAGGTCTTGCTGCCGGTTATTGCAttggcgttgttggcgaCAAGGGTGTCAGATCGTACATGCAACAGTCGAGAGTGTTTGTCGGCATGGTGCTTATTCTCATTTTCGGAGAAGTTCTTGGTCTTTATGG cCTCATCGTCGGTCTCAttctcaacaccaagagcAAGGGCTAA